A window of the Roseburia sp. 831b genome harbors these coding sequences:
- a CDS encoding plasmid recombination protein, with product MERTISGMVGKGSVNHNTRAFTAKNVDGDRSGANVHFCNEDIKQVYHKLFDEALERYNEKQKRKDRVIDDYYEKIRQGKQEKLFHEVIFQIGNKDDMNAKSEEGLLAKKILTEFMDEFQARNPNLYVFSAHLHMDEETPHLHIDFVPYITGSKRGLDTRVSLKSALAAEGFTGGTRGATEWNQWIAAEKRELAMVMERHGVKWLQKDTHEKHLSVLEFEKQARAKEVAELDSQKQEKTTEVAKLNQAVSTMKQELMTTTIKQVRAEEAVEKAREEGIAVQRDNETLSASNRQLRVENTSLEIKKLELRTDNRHLEQQQWQLRTDNSELEMKQSVLQSENQRLEQERNKLQEDNEKLEQKQTSLQSDNQALKQMQDKLQKDNAQLEIQQEKLRSRIDQMVQSENLLQRDVRKYDEEPEWQLPEPGAFASAKSFRDKVALPLVNKLKELVKSLTIQCVRLKEEVLQLRDKVKHLTSDVEFYKGKIRDMSAKTELLQEKADDLERVKRYAGAEQIDTIIGKVKEQEIMESQARQYHRSYGAR from the coding sequence ATGGAAAGAACGATTAGTGGGATGGTAGGAAAAGGTTCCGTTAATCACAACACCCGAGCTTTTACAGCTAAAAATGTGGATGGTGATAGAAGTGGTGCTAATGTTCATTTTTGTAATGAAGATATAAAGCAGGTTTATCATAAATTGTTTGATGAAGCACTTGAACGATATAATGAAAAGCAAAAACGTAAGGATCGAGTGATTGATGATTATTATGAAAAAATTAGACAAGGCAAGCAGGAAAAACTTTTTCACGAAGTAATTTTTCAGATTGGAAATAAAGACGATATGAATGCCAAAAGTGAAGAAGGGCTTCTTGCTAAGAAAATATTAACAGAGTTTATGGATGAGTTTCAAGCACGAAATCCTAACCTGTATGTGTTTTCTGCTCACTTGCATATGGATGAGGAAACACCACATTTACACATTGATTTTGTACCATATATTACAGGTAGCAAGCGAGGATTGGATACAAGAGTATCGTTAAAATCTGCATTAGCTGCAGAGGGTTTTACAGGTGGCACGAGAGGTGCGACAGAGTGGAATCAATGGATTGCAGCGGAGAAGCGGGAATTGGCTATGGTGATGGAGCGACATGGTGTCAAATGGCTTCAAAAAGATACACATGAAAAGCATTTATCGGTACTGGAATTTGAAAAGCAGGCGAGAGCTAAAGAAGTAGCAGAATTAGACAGTCAAAAGCAGGAAAAGACCACAGAGGTTGCTAAATTGAATCAGGCAGTATCCACTATGAAGCAGGAACTAATGACCACTACAATTAAGCAGGTAAGGGCTGAGGAGGCTGTTGAAAAAGCAAGAGAGGAAGGTATTGCTGTTCAAAGGGATAATGAAACATTAAGTGCAAGCAATCGACAATTGCGAGTGGAGAATACAAGCCTTGAAATAAAAAAGTTGGAACTACGGACGGATAATCGACACTTGGAACAGCAACAATGGCAATTGCGGACAGATAATAGCGAGTTGGAGATGAAACAGAGTGTTTTACAGTCCGAGAACCAACGATTGGAACAAGAACGAAATAAATTGCAAGAGGATAATGAAAAGCTGGAGCAGAAGCAAACTTCGTTACAATCGGATAATCAGGCATTAAAACAAATGCAGGATAAGCTACAGAAAGATAATGCCCAGCTTGAAATACAACAGGAGAAATTGAGAAGCAGAATTGATCAGATGGTGCAATCAGAGAATTTGTTGCAACGTGATGTTCGAAAATATGATGAAGAACCTGAATGGCAACTTCCAGAGCCGGGAGCGTTTGCAAGTGCAAAGTCATTTCGGGATAAAGTAGCTTTGCCTCTTGTGAACAAATTGAAGGAACTGGTAAAAAGCTTGACAATCCAATGCGTTAGATTAAAAGAGGAAGTGCTTCAACTGCGAGATAAAGTTAAGCATCTCACAAGTGATGTGGAATTCTATAAAGGCAAGATTAGAGATATGTCTGCAAAAACAGAATTATTGCAGGAAAAAGCTGACGATCTGGAGCGTGTGAAACGATATGCCGGTGCGGAGCAAATTGATACTATTATCGGTAAGGTAAAGGAGCAGGAAATCATGGAGAGTCAGGCAAGACAGTATCACAGGTCTTATGGAGCGAGATAA
- a CDS encoding complexin-2: MKNVQISEELFVTIMRYFMLEQVELLPQIKQGLEKKLDAMVMRELYTKYKTAPTEEEKEKARKEYLDRRGVLESFRW, from the coding sequence ATGAAAAATGTACAGATTTCAGAAGAACTTTTCGTTACGATAATGAGATATTTTATGTTGGAGCAGGTGGAACTGTTACCTCAGATAAAGCAGGGGTTAGAGAAGAAGCTGGATGCAATGGTAATGAGGGAATTATATACGAAATATAAGACTGCACCAACGGAAGAAGAAAAGGAAAAGGCACGAAAGGAATATTTGGATAGGCGAGGTGTACTGGAGAGTTTTCGGTGGTAG
- a CDS encoding AAA family ATPase — translation MEGQKAELKMIRMSEVESQEVKWLWYPFIPYGKLTIIQGDPGDGKTTLVLNIAAKLSKGECFDSDMDVQEPVNVIYQTAEDGLADTVKPRLELAGADCEKILVIDESDKSLSMADERLEEALAKTRAKVLILDPIQAYLGGGMDMNRANEARDMTKKLGALAEKYQCAILLIGHMNKASGNKAAYRGMGSIDFFAVARSVLLVGRIEGEPNTRAVVQIKNNLAAFGHPKAFMLSETGFHWLGDYEITADEVLGGIAPKANKLEQAKQMLRELAETSNAVQSNEVFEMADEQGISKRTLENAKKELGIRAKKINNSWYWELDKAK, via the coding sequence ATGGAAGGACAAAAGGCAGAATTAAAGATGATACGGATGTCGGAGGTGGAATCACAGGAAGTGAAATGGCTGTGGTATCCGTTTATACCATACGGAAAGCTTACAATCATTCAGGGTGATCCGGGTGATGGAAAAACCACATTGGTGTTAAATATAGCAGCCAAGTTATCAAAGGGAGAATGCTTCGACAGTGATATGGATGTACAGGAGCCGGTAAATGTGATTTATCAGACAGCAGAGGATGGTCTGGCAGACACAGTAAAGCCAAGACTTGAACTTGCCGGAGCAGACTGTGAAAAGATACTGGTTATTGATGAAAGTGATAAATCACTGTCTATGGCAGATGAAAGGTTGGAAGAGGCACTTGCTAAGACAAGGGCAAAAGTATTGATATTAGACCCCATACAGGCTTATCTCGGTGGTGGTATGGATATGAACCGGGCAAATGAAGCAAGAGATATGACAAAGAAGCTGGGAGCATTAGCGGAGAAATATCAATGTGCAATTCTTCTTATCGGTCATATGAATAAGGCATCAGGTAACAAAGCGGCATATAGAGGTATGGGTTCTATTGACTTCTTTGCAGTAGCAAGGAGCGTGCTTCTGGTCGGTAGAATAGAGGGAGAACCTAATACAAGAGCAGTTGTTCAGATAAAGAACAATCTTGCAGCATTTGGTCATCCTAAGGCATTTATGCTATCGGAGACAGGCTTTCACTGGTTAGGAGATTATGAGATTACAGCAGATGAAGTGCTTGGAGGAATTGCACCAAAGGCGAACAAGTTGGAGCAGGCAAAGCAAATGCTACGTGAACTGGCGGAAACATCTAATGCGGTGCAGAGCAATGAAGTTTTTGAAATGGCTGATGAACAGGGCATTTCAAAAAGAACATTGGAAAATGCCAAAAAGGAGCTTGGTATCCGGGCGAAGAAAATTAACAATTCATGGTATTGGGAGTTGGATAAGGCAAAGTAG
- a CDS encoding plasmid mobilization protein — MSGVHKHPTISFRVSDREREMIEARILASGMQKKDYFVRSCIYNRICVVGKKEVIYKLVEELQNMQTNISELVKQLEQQDVTLTAEGLEDMRNDCMDLLQAIVSMLDGAKYLWQGAQTDKEKSPDSGNC; from the coding sequence ATGAGCGGAGTACACAAACACCCAACAATCAGCTTTCGTGTATCAGACAGAGAACGGGAGATGATTGAAGCAAGGATACTTGCAAGCGGTATGCAGAAAAAAGATTATTTTGTCCGCTCCTGTATTTATAACAGAATATGTGTTGTAGGCAAGAAAGAGGTCATTTACAAGCTTGTAGAGGAATTGCAGAATATGCAGACAAATATTTCTGAACTGGTAAAACAACTGGAACAACAGGATGTAACACTTACTGCTGAAGGTTTGGAAGATATGCGAAATGACTGTATGGATTTGTTGCAGGCGATTGTTTCCATGCTGGATGGTGCTAAATATCTCTGGCAGGGAGCACAGACGGATAAAGAAAAAAGTCCTGACAGCGGCAACTGTTAG
- a CDS encoding site-specific integrase, producing the protein MPATRDGKTWRSQFYYEDWQGVRHKKNKRGFKTKAEAEEWERNFRQQQRKDLDINFENFVEIYFADMENRLRESTIKNKRYVFDLKVTPYFKKKKMCEIKTADIRAWQNELIKQGYAQTYLKSINNQLAALFNYAVRYYDLKDNPCRKAGSIGKSKADDMEFWTKQEFKQFLRSMDQKPEARMAFLLLYWTGMRIGELLALTYEDIDLEKRIISISKSYQRIDGKDVITPPKTPKSNRKITIPPFLAEELKEYCSHLYGIMPNERMFRFTKSYMEHEIVRGIKETGVKRIRLHDLRHSHASLLVELGFQPLAIAERLGHEKIETTLNTYSHLYPNKQAELADRLELENEEDEL; encoded by the coding sequence ATGCCAGCAACAAGAGATGGCAAGACGTGGCGTAGCCAGTTCTATTATGAGGACTGGCAGGGTGTACGTCATAAAAAGAACAAAAGAGGCTTTAAGACAAAAGCTGAAGCAGAGGAGTGGGAACGTAACTTCCGGCAACAGCAGAGAAAAGATTTGGATATCAACTTTGAGAATTTCGTTGAAATCTACTTTGCGGATATGGAGAACAGGCTTAGAGAAAGCACAATTAAGAATAAAAGATATGTGTTTGACCTGAAAGTTACGCCTTATTTCAAGAAGAAAAAGATGTGTGAGATTAAGACAGCTGATATTCGTGCATGGCAGAATGAATTGATAAAACAAGGATATGCACAGACATATCTTAAAAGTATCAATAATCAGTTGGCTGCACTTTTCAATTATGCCGTCAGATATTATGACTTGAAGGATAATCCCTGCAGGAAAGCAGGAAGTATCGGGAAAAGCAAAGCTGATGATATGGAGTTCTGGACAAAGCAGGAATTTAAGCAGTTTCTTCGGTCTATGGATCAGAAGCCGGAGGCGAGGATGGCATTTCTACTTCTGTATTGGACGGGAATGCGTATAGGAGAATTATTGGCACTTACTTACGAAGATATTGATTTGGAAAAGCGTATTATAAGCATTTCCAAATCATATCAGAGAATAGACGGAAAGGATGTGATTACACCCCCAAAGACACCAAAGAGCAATCGTAAGATTACAATTCCACCATTCCTAGCGGAAGAACTAAAAGAATATTGCAGTCATTTATATGGGATTATGCCGAATGAAAGAATGTTTCGGTTTACAAAGTCTTATATGGAACATGAAATAGTGCGTGGCATTAAGGAAACAGGGGTAAAGCGAATTCGTCTTCATGATCTGCGTCACAGCCACGCATCACTGCTGGTGGAACTTGGATTTCAGCCATTGGCAATAGCAGAGCGGCTGGGACATGAAAAGATAGAAACAACATTAAATACTTATTCACATTTATATCCGAATAAGCAGGCAGAACTGGCAGACAGATTAGAGCTGGAGAATGAGGAGGACGAGCTATGA
- a CDS encoding ICEBs1 excisionase has product MENTMKMYVTADEAAQILGVSRGYAYKIIRGLNNELKEKGYRVISGKVPTKYFEEKFYGMAVS; this is encoded by the coding sequence ATGGAGAATACGATGAAGATGTATGTAACAGCAGATGAAGCAGCACAGATTCTTGGAGTATCAAGAGGATATGCTTACAAAATCATTCGTGGTCTTAATAATGAATTAAAAGAAAAGGGCTATCGAGTGATTTCAGGCAAGGTACCTACAAAGTATTTTGAAGAGAAGTTTTATGGTATGGCAGTTAGCTAA
- a CDS encoding helix-turn-helix domain-containing protein, with protein MTTGEKIKYFRNMRGISQETLGQLSGINSATIKKYEYGIRNPKPDQLLKIANALGISINIFMDFDIETVSDVLSLLFKLDDQIDMKFEADKDEEGNFKPATVKLSFKNNLINKKLCTYMKALEIRENMTNAKDEYSEAEYTDSLQHINENIEEIKQHLLDDSMVVKKGTDRLTVKIFPN; from the coding sequence ATGACTACTGGAGAAAAGATTAAATATTTTCGTAATATGCGTGGAATATCGCAAGAAACACTCGGTCAGTTGTCCGGCATAAACTCCGCAACCATAAAGAAATATGAATATGGAATCCGTAATCCTAAGCCTGACCAGCTTTTAAAGATTGCCAATGCATTAGGCATCAGCATTAACATTTTCATGGATTTTGATATAGAAACAGTTTCTGATGTATTGTCACTACTGTTTAAGTTAGATGACCAAATTGATATGAAATTTGAAGCAGATAAGGATGAGGAAGGCAACTTCAAGCCAGCTACTGTTAAGCTGTCCTTTAAAAACAATCTCATCAACAAAAAGCTCTGCACCTATATGAAAGCTCTGGAAATTCGTGAAAATATGACAAATGCTAAAGATGAATATTCAGAAGCAGAGTATACTGACAGCCTGCAGCACATCAATGAGAATATCGAAGAAATCAAGCAGCACCTGCTTGATGACAGTATGGTTGTCAAAAAAGGAACTGACAGACTTACCGTGAAAATTTTTCCAAATTAG
- a CDS encoding putative holin-like toxin, which translates to MTAYEIITIFIGILALLMSFGSLIVALLAFLDKRNKRK; encoded by the coding sequence ATGACAGCTTATGAGATCATTACGATTTTCATTGGGATATTGGCTTTGCTGATGTCCTTTGGTAGCTTGATTGTAGCGTTGCTTGCCTTTCTCGACAAGAGAAACAAGCGCAAATAA
- a CDS encoding sensor histidine kinase — protein sequence MYIVIGILAGIIILQFIIMWKYQRQVKDICRQLAFMMKHDSNMLINHEFDVGGIGKLSDKLNELLELRRKEKQHYQEKEALIADTYTNLSHDIRTPLTSLDGYFQLMEECENIEDQKRYLSIIHERIHSLNEMLEELFMFTKLKNESYSLELTLCCMNRILKETVFSYYDEWVRMEIQPDIQITEEQLYIHGNRQGLRRVIQNVIKNGLDHGEKKISIVLERDQNQAVLRISNHVTHPEQINIDQVFERFYKADVARSKTSTGLGLSIAKELVSRMAGEIEAKIEKKEFIVEMNFPIVTDAKS from the coding sequence ATATCGTAATTGGGATATTAGCAGGAATTATTATCTTACAATTTATTATTATGTGGAAATACCAGCGGCAGGTGAAAGACATCTGCCGCCAATTGGCGTTTATGATGAAACATGACAGTAACATGTTGATTAACCATGAATTTGATGTGGGTGGAATAGGAAAGCTTTCTGACAAGTTGAATGAGCTTCTGGAACTGCGAAGAAAAGAGAAGCAGCATTATCAGGAGAAAGAGGCTCTGATTGCGGACACTTATACAAATCTTTCTCATGATATCCGCACACCACTGACATCTTTGGACGGATATTTCCAGCTAATGGAAGAATGTGAAAATATAGAGGATCAGAAACGTTATTTAAGCATTATCCACGAAAGAATTCATAGTCTGAATGAAATGTTGGAAGAACTTTTTATGTTTACAAAGTTAAAAAACGAATCTTACAGTTTGGAATTGACATTGTGCTGTATGAACCGGATTTTGAAAGAAACAGTTTTTTCATACTATGATGAATGGGTAAGAATGGAAATTCAGCCGGATATTCAGATTACGGAAGAACAGTTGTATATACATGGAAACAGACAGGGGCTTCGCCGTGTTATCCAGAATGTGATAAAAAATGGGCTGGATCATGGAGAAAAGAAGATTAGCATTGTGTTGGAACGTGATCAAAATCAGGCAGTGCTTAGAATCAGCAATCATGTTACACATCCAGAACAGATTAATATAGATCAGGTATTTGAGCGATTTTATAAAGCAGATGTTGCCAGAAGTAAAACATCTACTGGATTGGGACTATCTATTGCAAAGGAGTTGGTTAGTAGGATGGCTGGAGAGATTGAAGCAAAAATAGAAAAAAAAGAGTTTATTGTTGAAATGAACTTTCCGATTGTAACCGATGCTAAATCGTAG